A window of the Raphanus sativus cultivar WK10039 unplaced genomic scaffold, ASM80110v3 Scaffold0064, whole genome shotgun sequence genome harbors these coding sequences:
- the LOC108813245 gene encoding glyceraldehyde-3-phosphate dehydrogenase, cytosolic, with amino-acid sequence MAGGKIKIGINGFGRIGRLVARVVLQRDDVELVAVNDPFITTEYMTYMFKYDSVHGQWKHHELKVKDEKTLLFGEKPVTVFGIRNPEDIPWASAGADFVVESTGVFTDKDKAAAHLKGGAKKVVISAPSKDAPMFVVGVNEHEYKSDLDIVSNASCTTNCLAPLAKVINDRFGIVEGLMTTVHSITATQKTVDGPSMKDWRGGRAASFNIIPSSTGAAKAVGKVLPQLNGKLTGMSFRVPTVDVSVVDLTVRLEKAATYDDIKKAIKEESEGKLKGILGYTEDDVVSTDFIGDSRSSIFDAKAGIALSDNFVKLVSWYDNEWGYSTRVVDLIVHMSKC; translated from the exons ATGG CTGGCGGTAAGATCAAGATCGGAATCAACG GATTCGGAAGAATCGGTCGTTTGGTTGCTAGAGTTGTCCTCCAGAGGGACGATGTCGAGCTCGTCGCCGTCAACGATCCCTTCATCACCACTGAGTACATG ACCTACATGTTCAAGTACGACAGTGTTCACGGTCAGTGGAAACACCATGAGCTTAAGGTTAAGGATGAGAAGACTCTTCTCTTCGGTGAGAAGCCTGTCACTGTCTTCGGCATCAG GAACCCTGAGGATATCCCATGGGCTTCGGCTGGAGCCGACTTCGTTGTTGAGTCCACCGGTGTCTTCACTGACAAGGACAAAGCTGCTGCTCACTTGAAG ggTGGTGCCAAGAAGGTTGTCATCTCTGCTCCGAGCAAGGACGCTCCCATGTTTGTCGTTGGTGTCAACGAGCACGAGTACAAGTCTGACCTTGACATTGTCTCCAACGCTAGTTGCACCACTAACTGCCTTGCTCCTCTTGCCAAG GTAATCAACGACAGGTTCGGAATCGTTGAGGGTCTTATGACCACCGTCCACTCCATCACCG CTACTCAGAAGACTGTTGATGGACCATCAATGAAGGACTGGAGAGGTGGAAGAGCCGCTTCATTCAACATCATTCCCAGCAGCACCGGGGCTGCCAAGGCCGTCGGGAAGGTGCTTCCACAGCTCAACGGAAAGTTGACCGGAATGTCCTTCCGTGTTCCCACCGTTGATGTCTCAGTTGTTGACCTCACGGTTAGACTCGAGAAAGCTGCAACCTACGACGATATCAAGAAGGCTATCAA GGAGGAATCTGAAGGCAAGCTTAAGGGAATCCTTGGATACACTGAGGATGATGTCGTCTCAACTGACTTCATTGGTGACAGCAGGTCCAGCATCTTCGACGCAAAGGCTGGAATCGCTTTGAGTGACAACTTCGTGAAGCTGGTGTCGTGGTATGACAACGAATGGGGTTACAGCACCCGTGTGGTCGACTTGATCGTCCACATGTCCAAGTGCTAA
- the LOC130500940 gene encoding glutamate receptor 1.1-like isoform X1, whose translation MEILISLLVCLLLFPTIKPGVADQNDGVTVDVRVGLVVDLGSTEGNILETSFALALSDFYRINNEYQTRVSVLARDSQGDPLLAYSAVTNLIKNAKVEAIIGAQSLQEAKLLAVVSKKAKVPVISLIAPDSLSLNRYDHFIQTTHDQTSEAKGITSVIHDLNRTSVVVIYEDADDWRESLQTLVEHFQDERISIDGTASFSESPSGENHMMNQLRKLNKVSRAAVFVVHMSENLVSRLLQCAEKLGLMGRGHVWLLTARSMHHFHFSDHFATRSMQGVIGFTSYVPVSSETMNFTSRVTNALMETKRYSVWAHGVACILATAVEKMSLKKSENVSSNLLETMRQISYKGLSHCDIQMVGNKFLLGRFEIVDMVGTMERRIGLWSCDKFCERRDVTASSPNDLEIQRHRLLEENGEHKKLLRVLVPAGNKVPNLMSMRLDTETGLYTASGFCIEVFKTCIAPFNYQLEFIPYNGSYNNLAYLLSTQSDKYDAAVGDITITSNRSLYVDFTLPFTDIGIGILTVKKRSQGMWTFFDPFDRSLWLASGAFFILTGVVVWLVERSVNPEFQGSWGQQLCIMLWFGFSTIVFAQREKLEKMSSRFLVIVWLFVVLILTSSYSANLTSTKTISRIQLNHQAVFTSTTLNNMKLGSINAVEAYAQGLRDGTLSHVINEIPYLNLLLGYYPDAFVMTDRETSTNGFGFMFQKGSGLATNVSREIAKLRSLGTLKDIEQRWFQKLDSLNVRSNADDVASLNDVDESSNRFSFRELRGLFIIAGVAHALVIALHLVHIRQDILIKLQSFYLLVKK comes from the exons ATGGAGATTCTGATTTCTCTGCTCGTTTGCTTACTTCTCTTTCCGACGATTAAACCAGGAGTAGCTGATCAAAACGACGGTGTTACAGTGGACGTTAGGGTTGGATTGGTGGTAGACTTGGGTTCCACGGAAGGAAATATTCTCGAGACTTCTTTTGCCTTGGCGCTTTCTGATTTTTATCGCATCAACAATGAATACCAAACCAGAGTCTCTGTTTTAGCAAGAGACTCTCAAGGAGATCCTCTCCTTGCCTATTCCGCCG TTACAAACCTTATCAAGAATGCAAAAGTGGAAGCTATTATTGGTGCACAATCGTTACAAGAAGCCAAGCTTCTTGCAGTAGTTAGTAAGAAAGCTAAAGTTCCTGTAATATCACTTATTGCTCCAGATTCTTTATCTTTGAACAGATATGATCACTTCATTCAAACCACGCACGATCAGACATCAGAAGCTAAGGGTATAACAAGTGTCATACATGATTTAAACCGGACATCGGTTGTGGTTATATACGAGGATGCTGATGATTGGAGAGAGAGTTTGCAAACACTCGTGGAACATTTTCAAGATGAAAGAATCAGCATCGATGGTACTGCTTCTTTCTCTGAATCACCATCAGGAGAAAACCATATGATGAACCAGCTAAGGAAGCTTAATAAGGTCTCAAGAGCAGCAGTTTTCGTGGTGCATATGTCTGAGAATCTTGTTTCTCGCCTCTTACAATGTGCGGAGAAGTTAGGTTTGATGGGACGAGGTCATGTTTGGCTTCTCACCGCAAGATCCATGCATCATTTTCATTTCTCGGACCATTTTGCAACTAGGTCTATGCAAGGGGTGATTGGTTTCACATCCTACGTTCCAGTATCATCAGAGACTATGAATTTTACTTCAAGGGTGACAAATGCATTGATGGAAACTAAGCGTTATAGTGTATGGGCACACGGTGTTGCTTGTATTCTAGCAACCGCAGTAGAGAAGATGAGtctaaaaaaatctgaaaatgtATCATCAAACCTTCTTGAGACAATGAGGCAGATTAGTTACAAGGGTTTGAGCCATTGTGACATTCAAATGGTTGGCAACAAGTTTCTTTTGGGGAGATTTGAGATTGTGGATATGGTTGGAACAATGGAGAGAAGAATAGGATTATGGAGTTGTGATAAGTTTTGTGAAAGAAGAGACGTCACGGCTTCTTCACCCAATGATCTTGAGATCCAAAGGCACCGTTTACTGGAAGAGAATGGTGAACATAAGAAGTTGCTTAGGGTCTTAGTACCAGCAGGAAACAAGGTTCCAAATCTAATGTCCATGCGTCTTGATACTGAAACAGGTCTCTATACTGCTAGTGGATTTTGCATAGAAGTTTTCAAGACTTGCATTGCTCCTTTTAACTACCAGCTGGAGTTTATACCTTACAACGGGAGCTATAACAACCTTGCTTATCTACTCTCTACTCAG AGTGACAAATACGATGCAGCTGTTGGTGATATAACCATCACTTCCAACAGATCTTTGTATGTTGATTTTACTCTGCCTTTCACAGACATTGGTATAGGAATCTTGACGGTAAAGAAGAGAAGCCAAGGAATGTGGACTTTCTTTGACCCTTTCGATAGATCCTTGTGGCTAGCAAGTGGAGCTTTCTTTATCTTGACTGGAGTTGTTGTTTGGTTGGTTGAACGATCCGTTAATCCTGAGTTTCAGGGCTCTTGGGGACAACAACTTTGTATCATGCTCTGGTTTGGATTCTCAACCATTGTCTTTGCTCAAA GAGAGAAGCTGGAGAAAATGTCATCAAGATTCTTAGTCatagtttggttatttgtaGTGTTGATATTGACATCAAGTTATAGTGCAAATTTGACATCAACCAAGACCATTTCTCGCATACAATTAAACCATCAGGCGGTTTTCACCTCTACCACTTTAAATAATATGAAGCTTGGATCCATTAATGCAGTCGAGGCATATGCTCAAGGTTTGAGAGATGGAACTCTTAGTCATGTTATCAATGAAATACCGTATCTCAATCTCCTTCTCGGATACTATCCGGATGCTTTTGTGATGACAGATAGAGAGACTAGTACTAATGGCTTTGGGTTT ATGTTCCAGAAAGGTTCAGGTTTGGCTACAAATGTTTCACGAGAAATCGCGAAGCTAAGGTCATTGGGAACTCTGAAGGACATAGAGCAGAGATGGTTTCAGAAGCTGGATTCATTGAACGTACGTTCCAACGCTGATGATGTTGCATCTCTTAATGACGTTGATGAATCATCTAATAGGTTCAGCTTCCGTGAGTTGCGTGGTTTGTTCATCATTGCTGGAGTTGCTCATGCTCTTGTAATAGCCTTGCATCTCGTTCATATTCGTCAGGATATACTCATCAAACTACAAAGCTTCTATCTACTAGTAAAAAAATGA
- the LOC108807351 gene encoding 40S ribosomal protein S16-3 — MATQQAKASVQCFGRKKTAVAVTHCKRGCGLIKLNGAPIELFNPEILRFKIFEPVFLLGKHRFAGVDMRIRVNGGGHTSQVYAIRQSIAKALVAFYQKYVDEQSKKEIKDVLSRYDRTLLVADPRRCEPKKFGGRGARSRFQKSYR; from the coding sequence ATGGCGACTCAACAAGCTAAAGCATCCGTGCAATGCTTCGGAAGGAAGAAGACGGCCGTCGCCGTCACCCACTGCAAGCGCGGCTGCGGTCTGATCAAGCTCAACGGCGCCCCGATCGAGCTATTCAACCCAGAGATCCTCCGGTTCAAGATCTTCGAGCCGGTGTTTCTCCTCGGAAAGCACCGGTTCGCCGGAGTGGACATGAGGATCCGCGTCAACGGCGGCGGTCACACCTCCCAGGTGTACGCGATCCGTCAGAGCATCGCTAAAGCTCTCGTGGCGTTTTACCAGAAGTACGTTGACGAGCAGTCGAAGAAGGAGATCAAGGATGTGCTGAGTAGGTACGATAGGACTCTTCTCGTGGCGGATCCGAGGAGGTGCGAGCCGAAGAAGTTTGGTGGGCGTGGTGCTCGCTCTCGTTTCCAGAAGAGTTACCGTTAG
- the LOC130500940 gene encoding glutamate receptor 1.1-like isoform X2, which translates to MEILISLLVCLLLFPTIKPGVADQNDGVTVDVRVGLVVDLGSTEGNILETSFALALSDFYRINNEYQTRVSVLARDSQGDPLLAYSAVTNLIKNAKVEAIIGAQSLQEAKLLAVVSKKAKVPVISLIAPDSLSLNRYDHFIQTTHDQTSEAKGITSVIHDLNRTSVVVIYEDADDWRESLQTLVEHFQDERISIDGTASFSESPSGENHMMNQLRKLNKVSRAAVFVVHMSENLVSRLLQCAEKLGLMGRGHVWLLTARSMHHFHFSDHFATRSMQGVIGFTSYVPVSSETMNFTSRVTNALMETKRYSVWAHGVACILATAVEKMSLKKSENVSSNLLETMRQISYKGLSHCDIQMVGNKFLLGRFEIVDMVGTMERRIGLWSCDKFCERRDVTASSPNDLEIQRHRLLEENGLYTASGFCIEVFKTCIAPFNYQLEFIPYNGSYNNLAYLLSTQSDKYDAAVGDITITSNRSLYVDFTLPFTDIGIGILTVKKRSQGMWTFFDPFDRSLWLASGAFFILTGVVVWLVERSVNPEFQGSWGQQLCIMLWFGFSTIVFAQREKLEKMSSRFLVIVWLFVVLILTSSYSANLTSTKTISRIQLNHQAVFTSTTLNNMKLGSINAVEAYAQGLRDGTLSHVINEIPYLNLLLGYYPDAFVMTDRETSTNGFGFMFQKGSGLATNVSREIAKLRSLGTLKDIEQRWFQKLDSLNVRSNADDVASLNDVDESSNRFSFRELRGLFIIAGVAHALVIALHLVHIRQDILIKLQSFYLLVKK; encoded by the exons ATGGAGATTCTGATTTCTCTGCTCGTTTGCTTACTTCTCTTTCCGACGATTAAACCAGGAGTAGCTGATCAAAACGACGGTGTTACAGTGGACGTTAGGGTTGGATTGGTGGTAGACTTGGGTTCCACGGAAGGAAATATTCTCGAGACTTCTTTTGCCTTGGCGCTTTCTGATTTTTATCGCATCAACAATGAATACCAAACCAGAGTCTCTGTTTTAGCAAGAGACTCTCAAGGAGATCCTCTCCTTGCCTATTCCGCCG TTACAAACCTTATCAAGAATGCAAAAGTGGAAGCTATTATTGGTGCACAATCGTTACAAGAAGCCAAGCTTCTTGCAGTAGTTAGTAAGAAAGCTAAAGTTCCTGTAATATCACTTATTGCTCCAGATTCTTTATCTTTGAACAGATATGATCACTTCATTCAAACCACGCACGATCAGACATCAGAAGCTAAGGGTATAACAAGTGTCATACATGATTTAAACCGGACATCGGTTGTGGTTATATACGAGGATGCTGATGATTGGAGAGAGAGTTTGCAAACACTCGTGGAACATTTTCAAGATGAAAGAATCAGCATCGATGGTACTGCTTCTTTCTCTGAATCACCATCAGGAGAAAACCATATGATGAACCAGCTAAGGAAGCTTAATAAGGTCTCAAGAGCAGCAGTTTTCGTGGTGCATATGTCTGAGAATCTTGTTTCTCGCCTCTTACAATGTGCGGAGAAGTTAGGTTTGATGGGACGAGGTCATGTTTGGCTTCTCACCGCAAGATCCATGCATCATTTTCATTTCTCGGACCATTTTGCAACTAGGTCTATGCAAGGGGTGATTGGTTTCACATCCTACGTTCCAGTATCATCAGAGACTATGAATTTTACTTCAAGGGTGACAAATGCATTGATGGAAACTAAGCGTTATAGTGTATGGGCACACGGTGTTGCTTGTATTCTAGCAACCGCAGTAGAGAAGATGAGtctaaaaaaatctgaaaatgtATCATCAAACCTTCTTGAGACAATGAGGCAGATTAGTTACAAGGGTTTGAGCCATTGTGACATTCAAATGGTTGGCAACAAGTTTCTTTTGGGGAGATTTGAGATTGTGGATATGGTTGGAACAATGGAGAGAAGAATAGGATTATGGAGTTGTGATAAGTTTTGTGAAAGAAGAGACGTCACGGCTTCTTCACCCAATGATCTTGAGATCCAAAGGCACCGTTTACTGGAAGAGAATG GTCTCTATACTGCTAGTGGATTTTGCATAGAAGTTTTCAAGACTTGCATTGCTCCTTTTAACTACCAGCTGGAGTTTATACCTTACAACGGGAGCTATAACAACCTTGCTTATCTACTCTCTACTCAG AGTGACAAATACGATGCAGCTGTTGGTGATATAACCATCACTTCCAACAGATCTTTGTATGTTGATTTTACTCTGCCTTTCACAGACATTGGTATAGGAATCTTGACGGTAAAGAAGAGAAGCCAAGGAATGTGGACTTTCTTTGACCCTTTCGATAGATCCTTGTGGCTAGCAAGTGGAGCTTTCTTTATCTTGACTGGAGTTGTTGTTTGGTTGGTTGAACGATCCGTTAATCCTGAGTTTCAGGGCTCTTGGGGACAACAACTTTGTATCATGCTCTGGTTTGGATTCTCAACCATTGTCTTTGCTCAAA GAGAGAAGCTGGAGAAAATGTCATCAAGATTCTTAGTCatagtttggttatttgtaGTGTTGATATTGACATCAAGTTATAGTGCAAATTTGACATCAACCAAGACCATTTCTCGCATACAATTAAACCATCAGGCGGTTTTCACCTCTACCACTTTAAATAATATGAAGCTTGGATCCATTAATGCAGTCGAGGCATATGCTCAAGGTTTGAGAGATGGAACTCTTAGTCATGTTATCAATGAAATACCGTATCTCAATCTCCTTCTCGGATACTATCCGGATGCTTTTGTGATGACAGATAGAGAGACTAGTACTAATGGCTTTGGGTTT ATGTTCCAGAAAGGTTCAGGTTTGGCTACAAATGTTTCACGAGAAATCGCGAAGCTAAGGTCATTGGGAACTCTGAAGGACATAGAGCAGAGATGGTTTCAGAAGCTGGATTCATTGAACGTACGTTCCAACGCTGATGATGTTGCATCTCTTAATGACGTTGATGAATCATCTAATAGGTTCAGCTTCCGTGAGTTGCGTGGTTTGTTCATCATTGCTGGAGTTGCTCATGCTCTTGTAATAGCCTTGCATCTCGTTCATATTCGTCAGGATATACTCATCAAACTACAAAGCTTCTATCTACTAGTAAAAAAATGA